The following are from one region of the Nicotiana tomentosiformis chromosome 7, ASM39032v3, whole genome shotgun sequence genome:
- the LOC104095720 gene encoding GTP-binding protein At2g22870 → MQVVSRFRLFNFHLFSTFPQSTNLPYSLPKIPFSQYSYPKIPHFSIHAFTSKTFKSSATTSESAASILAKKVLFMAPGVEPEDITEDMILPGSNIVVGPYAGDSKIKEVEFVKSSTKPKDCPKDEKPEFAMLGRSNVGKSSLINALCKKKEVALTSKKPGKTQLINHFLVNKSWYIVDLPGYGFANASEAARMDWSSFTKGYFLNRDTLVSVLLLIDASVPPQKIDLDCANWLGRNKIPITFVFTKCDKMKGGKAKRPDENIRDFQELIRQNYQHPSAWIMTSSVSGLGRDELLLHMSQLRNYWNNE, encoded by the exons ATGCAAGTAGTGTCAAGGTTTCGCCTCTTCAATTTCCATCTCTTCTCCACTTTCCCTCAATCTACCAATCTCCCTTATTCACTTCCCAAAATCCCCTTTTCTCAATATTCATACCCAAAAATTCCCCATTTCTCTATTCATGCCTTTACTTCAAAAACCTTTAAATCTTCAGCTACAACTTCAGAATCAGCAGCTTCAATATTAGCAAAGAAAGTATTATTCATGGCTCCAGGAGTTGAACCCGAAGATATAACCGAAGATATGATTTTACCCGGATCCAATATCGTTGTGGGGCCCTATGCGGGGGACTCTAAAATTAAAGAGGTGGAGTTTGTGAAGAGTAGTACTAAACCTAAGGATTGTCCAAAAGATGAGAAACCCGAATTTGCTATGTTGGGTCGGTccaatgttggaaaatcatcgCTTATTAATGCTTTGTGTAAGAAGAAAGAGGTTGCTCTTACTTCTAAGAAACCAG GGAAGACTCAGCTGATTAATCATTTCTTGGTGAACAAGAGTTGGTACATTGTGGATTTGCCTGGTTATGG TTTTGCTAATGCTTCTGAAGCTGCTAGAATGGATTGGTCTTCCTTCACAAAAGGTTACTTTCTAAATCGAGATACCTTGGTGTCAGTTCTGCTTCTAATTGATGCTAGTGTACCCCCTCAGAAGATTGACCTTGATTGTGCTAATTGGCTCGGACGCAATAAG ATACCAATAACTTTTGTTTTCACGAAGTGTGACAAAATGAAGGGAGGGAAGGCAAAAAGGCCCGACGAGAATATTAGAGATTTCCAAGAGCTTATCAGGCAGAATTATCAGCATCCATCTGCATGGATAATGACTAGTAGCGTCTCTGGTTTGGGCAGGGATGAGCTACTTCTGCATATGTCACAGCTGCGGAACTATTGGAACAATGAATAG